The following are encoded together in the Parabacteroides chongii genome:
- a CDS encoding glycoside hydrolase family 3 C-terminal domain-containing protein, producing MKNKLKSIVLLAVVSLNGLVAQTYEFPFRNPDLPLDERVQDIISRLTLEEKVQLMKHAAPAVPRLGIPAYNWWNEALHGVARTKEKVTVFPQAIGMAATFDTEALQLMGDMTSSEGRALFNEDLKAGKTGSIYRGLTYWTPNINIFRDPRWGRGQECYGEDPYLTGKMGSAIVRGLEGSDSHYLKAVACAKHYAVHSGPEGNRHSYDAHVSLYDLWDTYLPAFRELVTKAKVHGVMCAYNRLEGQPCCGHNELLQDILRNQWKFDGYVTSDCWAVSDFAKYHKTHSNDTEAVADAVLAGTDLECGDLYQKLQQGVERGIISEKEINVSLARLFEIQFKLGMYDPADRVPYSTIGREVIECDAHKAHAYKMAQESMVLLKNHKNILPLNPKKIKRIALIGPNMDNGSTLLANYFGVPSEIITPYKSLKKRFGNTIQIDTLTGVGIVQKLEGAPSFAQVAAQAKKADIIIFVGGISADYEGEAGDAGAAGYGGFASGDRTTMKLPAVQTELMKELKKTGRPLILVNMSGSVMSFDWESRNADAILQAWYGGQAAGDAITDVLFGDYNPAGRMPLTTYMNDEDLPDFEDYSMANRTYRYFKDDVRYPFGYGLSYTTFAYQPLSNASVVKTGESIQVTTTVTNTGKRDGDEVVQLYVSHPQNGNTRVPLRALKGFKRIHLNKGESQTVTFMLSPEELALVDDKGNLVQKEGPVELYIGGGQPYKSEGSFGELKIEGEPYVVY from the coding sequence ATGAAAAACAAACTGAAAAGTATCGTTTTACTGGCTGTTGTCTCTTTGAACGGCCTGGTAGCACAGACGTATGAGTTTCCGTTCCGGAATCCGGATCTTCCATTGGATGAACGTGTGCAGGATATTATTTCCCGTCTCACCCTGGAAGAAAAAGTTCAGTTGATGAAACATGCCGCTCCGGCGGTTCCCCGTTTAGGCATACCGGCTTATAACTGGTGGAATGAAGCGCTTCACGGTGTAGCCCGTACAAAGGAAAAGGTGACTGTTTTCCCACAGGCTATCGGTATGGCTGCCACTTTCGACACAGAAGCTTTGCAGCTGATGGGGGATATGACCTCTTCGGAAGGTCGTGCCCTCTTTAACGAAGATTTGAAAGCAGGAAAGACCGGTAGTATTTACCGTGGACTGACCTATTGGACTCCGAATATCAATATCTTCCGTGATCCCCGCTGGGGACGTGGGCAGGAGTGTTACGGTGAAGACCCCTATCTGACAGGTAAGATGGGATCGGCTATTGTCCGTGGCCTGGAAGGTAGTGATTCTCATTATCTGAAAGCAGTAGCCTGTGCCAAGCACTATGCCGTACATAGCGGACCGGAAGGCAATCGTCACTCGTATGATGCGCATGTTTCTTTATATGATTTATGGGATACGTATCTACCGGCTTTCCGTGAGTTGGTGACGAAGGCGAAAGTGCATGGTGTGATGTGTGCCTACAATCGCTTGGAGGGGCAACCCTGTTGTGGACATAATGAGTTGTTGCAGGATATTCTGCGCAATCAGTGGAAGTTTGATGGGTATGTGACATCCGATTGCTGGGCGGTAAGTGACTTTGCGAAGTATCACAAAACACATAGCAATGATACGGAAGCAGTAGCAGATGCAGTCCTAGCTGGTACCGACTTGGAGTGTGGTGATTTGTATCAGAAGTTGCAACAGGGAGTAGAGCGCGGTATTATTTCGGAGAAAGAAATCAATGTTTCTCTGGCTCGTTTGTTTGAAATCCAGTTTAAGTTGGGTATGTATGATCCGGCTGACCGTGTACCATATTCTACAATTGGTCGTGAAGTGATCGAGTGTGATGCGCATAAAGCTCATGCTTATAAAATGGCACAGGAGTCGATGGTCTTGTTGAAGAACCATAAGAATATACTTCCTTTAAACCCGAAGAAGATCAAACGTATTGCTTTAATCGGTCCGAATATGGATAATGGCAGCACGCTGTTAGCTAACTATTTCGGTGTTCCGAGCGAAATCATCACTCCGTATAAGAGTTTGAAGAAACGTTTTGGTAATACGATTCAGATCGATACGCTGACAGGTGTCGGTATTGTTCAGAAACTGGAAGGTGCTCCCTCTTTTGCCCAGGTGGCTGCTCAGGCTAAGAAAGCAGACATTATCATCTTCGTTGGCGGTATCAGCGCCGACTATGAAGGAGAGGCCGGTGATGCCGGAGCTGCCGGTTACGGTGGTTTTGCCAGCGGTGACCGTACCACAATGAAGTTGCCGGCGGTACAGACTGAATTGATGAAAGAGTTGAAGAAGACAGGCCGTCCGTTGATTCTGGTCAATATGTCCGGTTCCGTTATGAGCTTCGACTGGGAGAGCCGCAATGCAGATGCTATCCTTCAGGCCTGGTATGGCGGACAAGCTGCCGGTGATGCTATCACCGATGTTCTTTTCGGCGACTATAACCCGGCAGGCCGTATGCCGTTGACTACCTATATGAATGATGAAGATCTTCCGGATTTCGAAGATTATTCGATGGCGAACCGTACGTATCGTTATTTTAAAGACGATGTTCGTTATCCGTTCGGTTATGGCTTGAGCTATACTACATTTGCTTATCAGCCATTATCGAATGCTTCCGTCGTAAAAACCGGCGAAAGCATCCAGGTAACAACAACGGTGACCAATACCGGTAAACGGGATGGTGATGAAGTGGTCCAGCTATATGTCTCTCATCCTCAGAACGGAAATACCCGTGTCCCGCTACGTGCCCTGAAAGGCTTCAAACGTATTCATTTGAATAAAGGCGAAAGCCAGACAGTTACTTTTATGCTTTCTCCGGAAGAGTTGGCATTAGTAGATGACAAAGGTAATCTGGTTCAGAAAGAAGGTCCGGTAGAATTATATATCGGCGGAGGCCAGCCTTATAAATCGGAAGGCAGTTTCGGAGAGTTGAAGATTGAGGGAGAACCGTATGTTGTGTATTAG
- a CDS encoding glycosyl hydrolase family 95 catalytic domain-containing protein produces MLCIRNINIVVSLVVSLLLIGCDLQQANALQEQAEAIISKHTIRFTEPPKRIPNRNSVDAPLLGNGFTGVALAGPPEAQTFYVARNDFWRLKSALDESYPLVLGKIELSIPALEGASYLVEQQLYDATTTARFTKDNQSVSYKTYVSATEDLLVVELEMDGEGSIEGHVNLSLPGEKEIINKPPLERVFPDEREVGITKEGVLYLWRAFEDSVDIPTKAAMALRMDQSSDGSFVLEPGKPVRMVCAFSSNFKSNDCVSDVIGRASDCSSSHLKEVEKHHQEWWKDYWQKSFVSIPDSVIEKQYYLSLYGTASCSRDKDFPPSIFGTWITRERPNWNGDYHLNYNHMAPYYGLYSSNRIEQADPYYMPMLALISRGNYYSEKVTGIPDGILLPVGAGPLGIETTRRSPFMDTYFKGWFEEKLVEDEGFFMGQKSNSAYAVVNMSMQFYRTWDKAYTRKVYPFVKGVAAFWEKYLTLEGDRYVIYNDAIHEGTVGTMNPILSLGLVRMVMQTVSDMSIFLGVDDDKREQWAFITNHISGYPLQERNGKTVFRYTEKGTDWWDGNTLGIQHIYPAGQIGLNSDPEMLKIAHNTVDEMQRWLDFNGSNSFFPAAVRIGYDPDSILVHLNAYSRHTYPNGFQLDNPHGIENWSTVPNTINEMLCMGHQDIVRVFPVWPREKDASFHQIRVEGAFLVSGELKNGEVASLAIFSEQGRPLSLLNPWKHKKVRMKVWQSDRLLEEKELEGEIFHMETLPGASYSFIVSN; encoded by the coding sequence ATGTTGTGTATTAGGAATATAAATATAGTAGTAAGTTTAGTTGTTAGCCTGTTGTTGATCGGATGCGATCTCCAACAGGCTAATGCCTTGCAGGAGCAGGCGGAGGCAATCATCAGTAAGCATACGATTCGTTTTACCGAACCTCCGAAACGGATTCCTAACCGTAATTCGGTAGATGCGCCTTTGCTGGGGAATGGCTTTACTGGTGTCGCACTGGCGGGGCCTCCCGAAGCACAGACCTTTTACGTAGCCAGAAACGATTTTTGGCGGTTGAAGTCGGCTTTAGATGAATCCTATCCCTTGGTACTGGGTAAAATAGAGTTGTCGATACCGGCTTTGGAAGGAGCTTCTTATCTGGTGGAACAACAGTTATATGATGCTACTACGACTGCCCGGTTTACAAAAGATAATCAGTCTGTATCCTATAAAACATATGTGTCGGCTACTGAAGATTTGTTGGTTGTCGAACTGGAAATGGATGGAGAAGGCAGTATAGAAGGTCATGTAAACCTGTCTTTGCCCGGAGAGAAAGAAATCATAAATAAACCGCCATTGGAACGAGTCTTTCCTGATGAACGGGAAGTCGGTATAACCAAAGAAGGCGTTCTCTATCTATGGCGGGCTTTTGAAGATTCTGTCGATATTCCAACCAAAGCGGCTATGGCTTTGCGTATGGATCAGTCTTCGGATGGAAGTTTTGTCCTGGAGCCGGGCAAACCGGTGCGCATGGTCTGTGCTTTTTCAAGTAATTTTAAAAGCAATGACTGTGTATCGGATGTTATCGGGCGTGCTTCCGACTGTTCTTCTTCCCATCTGAAAGAAGTAGAAAAGCATCATCAGGAATGGTGGAAAGATTATTGGCAGAAGTCTTTTGTCAGTATCCCCGATTCGGTAATAGAAAAGCAATATTATCTGTCTCTTTACGGAACAGCTTCTTGCAGTCGTGATAAGGATTTTCCTCCTTCTATCTTCGGTACCTGGATTACCCGGGAACGTCCGAACTGGAACGGTGATTATCATTTGAATTATAATCATATGGCTCCCTATTACGGTTTATACTCTTCCAACCGTATCGAACAGGCCGATCCCTATTATATGCCGATGCTGGCTTTGATATCCCGCGGAAATTATTATTCTGAAAAAGTAACCGGTATTCCTGACGGTATCTTGTTACCTGTAGGTGCTGGTCCTCTGGGTATCGAAACAACTCGTCGTTCTCCTTTTATGGATACCTATTTTAAAGGTTGGTTCGAAGAAAAGCTGGTAGAGGATGAGGGTTTCTTTATGGGGCAGAAAAGCAATTCGGCGTATGCGGTTGTCAATATGTCCATGCAGTTTTATCGTACCTGGGATAAGGCATATACCCGGAAGGTCTATCCGTTCGTAAAGGGAGTTGCTGCTTTCTGGGAAAAGTATTTAACGCTTGAAGGAGACCGTTATGTTATTTATAATGATGCTATCCATGAAGGTACGGTTGGAACAATGAATCCGATCCTGTCTTTGGGACTGGTACGGATGGTTATGCAAACCGTATCCGACATGAGCATTTTTCTGGGAGTCGATGATGACAAACGAGAGCAATGGGCATTTATCACCAACCATATATCCGGTTATCCGTTGCAGGAACGAAATGGTAAAACAGTCTTTCGCTATACGGAAAAAGGAACGGATTGGTGGGATGGTAATACGTTGGGTATCCAGCATATTTATCCGGCAGGTCAGATCGGCTTAAACAGTGATCCGGAAATGTTGAAGATTGCACATAATACAGTCGACGAAATGCAGCGTTGGCTGGATTTCAACGGAAGTAACAGTTTCTTTCCGGCAGCAGTGCGGATAGGTTATGATCCGGACAGTATTTTGGTTCATTTGAATGCCTACTCCCGTCATACTTATCCGAACGGATTTCAGTTGGATAATCCGCATGGCATAGAGAACTGGAGTACCGTTCCCAACACGATCAACGAGATGCTTTGTATGGGGCATCAGGACATTGTCCGCGTTTTTCCGGTTTGGCCACGTGAAAAAGACGCTTCATTCCATCAGATCAGGGTAGAGGGAGCTTTTTTGGTTTCCGGCGAATTGAAAAATGGTGAGGTTGCTTCCCTCGCCATATTCAGTGAACAAGGGAGACCTTTGAGTTTATTGAATCCCTGGAAGCATAAGAAAGTCCGGATGAAAGTTTGGCAATCAGACCGGTTACTGGAAGAAAAAGAGTTGGAAGGAGAAATATTTCATATGGAAACCTTACCAGGTGCAAGTTATTCGTTTATAGTTAGTAATTGA
- a CDS encoding RNA polymerase sigma-70 factor yields MIINERTFKDAYNDYFEIICRFLNYYTRDYQVIEEVVQDVFVCLWEDYEGKEIQYIKTFLYNSARNRMLNYLRDEDNHAVLLEKWARIELEKNESVDCVDRELFYQLLQAAVESLPEKCREIFILSREEQLSYKEIAQVKEISVKTVENQMGIALKKIREYIASHSDEAMALVLLSLLNK; encoded by the coding sequence ATGATCATTAATGAAAGAACATTCAAAGATGCATATAATGACTATTTTGAAATTATATGCCGCTTCCTGAATTACTATACCCGCGATTATCAGGTAATAGAGGAGGTGGTTCAGGATGTTTTTGTCTGTTTGTGGGAGGATTACGAAGGTAAAGAAATACAATACATCAAGACTTTTTTATATAACAGTGCCCGTAACCGGATGCTGAATTATTTGCGTGATGAAGATAATCACGCTGTTTTATTAGAGAAATGGGCCCGTATCGAATTAGAAAAGAACGAATCGGTCGATTGTGTAGACCGTGAGTTGTTTTATCAATTACTGCAAGCTGCCGTCGAGTCTTTACCTGAAAAATGTCGGGAGATATTTATCCTGAGCCGGGAAGAACAATTAAGTTACAAAGAAATAGCACAAGTAAAAGAGATTTCCGTAAAGACTGTCGAGAACCAAATGGGGATTGCCTTAAAAAAGATACGTGAATATATTGCATCCCATTCGGACGAAGCGATGGCGCTTGTATTATTATCTCTTCTTAATAAATGA
- a CDS encoding ATP-binding protein: MQNLYRNFRLQLELTSTDFIRFLHEKIAWDSRLIAIVGSRGVGKTTLLLQHIKKYENPEEVLYVTADDFYFTTHRLFDLAYQFYTQGGKKLFIDEIHKYKGWSTEIKNIYDQIPGLHVVYTGSSILDLEKGGADLSRRKVEYNLPGLSFREYINLTQGWQLPAYSLSDILAGKVLFPYEKERPLKLFKSYLQAGYYPFFTETEYRLRLSSVVKLMVETDIPQFAEMNIASAFKLKKLLYALAQSVPFKPNYTKLERDLEISRNTLPDYLLYLEKAGLINLLREKANGLKLLEKIDKVYLNNSDIAYMLSDMTPDIGNIRETVFLAWMRVRHFVTSSPISDFEIDGRTFEVGGRNKKQVQIKNATEGYVVKDDIEYAYKNEIPLWMFGFIY; the protein is encoded by the coding sequence ATGCAAAACTTATACAGAAATTTTCGTCTCCAATTAGAACTGACTTCTACCGATTTCATCCGCTTCCTGCATGAAAAAATTGCCTGGGATAGCAGATTGATAGCCATTGTCGGTTCAAGAGGTGTAGGCAAGACTACGTTATTGCTTCAACACATCAAAAAGTACGAGAATCCTGAAGAAGTGCTTTATGTTACCGCTGATGACTTTTATTTTACCACTCATCGGCTTTTCGATTTAGCCTATCAGTTCTATACACAAGGTGGGAAAAAGCTCTTTATTGATGAAATACATAAATACAAAGGATGGTCGACAGAGATAAAAAACATCTACGACCAAATACCCGGTCTGCATGTCGTCTACACTGGGTCGTCCATTCTTGATTTGGAAAAAGGCGGTGCCGATTTAAGTCGAAGGAAAGTGGAGTACAACCTGCCCGGCCTCTCTTTCAGAGAATACATTAATCTGACTCAAGGATGGCAGTTACCTGCCTATTCTTTATCCGATATATTAGCCGGGAAAGTACTATTCCCTTATGAAAAAGAGCGTCCTCTTAAACTTTTTAAAAGTTATCTGCAAGCAGGCTATTACCCTTTTTTCACAGAGACGGAGTATCGTCTGCGATTAAGCAGTGTCGTGAAACTTATGGTGGAAACAGACATTCCTCAATTTGCAGAAATGAATATTGCATCGGCTTTTAAGTTGAAAAAATTACTTTACGCACTTGCCCAAAGCGTTCCATTCAAGCCTAACTACACCAAATTGGAACGTGACCTTGAAATCAGTCGGAACACACTGCCCGACTATCTGCTCTATCTGGAAAAAGCCGGACTCATAAATCTGCTTCGCGAAAAGGCCAATGGCCTGAAATTATTGGAAAAGATAGATAAAGTCTATCTTAATAATTCAGACATCGCCTATATGTTGTCCGACATGACACCTGATATTGGTAATATTCGTGAAACCGTCTTCTTGGCCTGGATGCGTGTAAGGCACTTCGTCACATCATCCCCTATAAGCGATTTTGAAATTGACGGACGTACATTCGAAGTTGGTGGGCGAAACAAAAAACAGGTACAGATAAAAAATGCAACCGAGGGATATGTGGTGAAAGATGACATAGAATATGCCTATAAAAACGAAATCCCCTTATGGATGTTTGGTTTCATTTATTAA
- a CDS encoding FecR family protein, whose product MNERQIPYELLAKYLSRQCIQAELEEVNRWLNEDAEHPLLLEKLKLQWEAVQVDASAFVIPDKAAVWNKVQARIRDKVKQVPLYSRSLLIRVSSIAAVIALVLGFSLSFLLNGQKESWQASQFENVVMAPPGQKTQLVLPDGTLVWLNSGSRLSYNYQYSTQDRIVNLEGEAFFDVQKDTQYPFIVKTGAVDVKVHGTAFNVSAYADDEDIMVALLRGKVSLLSAKDQQLLTYLSPDQEATVSKSSLLCHVETCDAEIEASWHHNLLKFDGASAEEVWKKLERWYGVDITLSNVDASRAYWFTIKTESLTELLEMINKITPIEYKLDGKEVTIRYK is encoded by the coding sequence ATGAACGAACGACAAATACCATATGAACTACTAGCCAAGTATTTATCCCGGCAATGCATACAGGCAGAATTGGAAGAGGTAAATCGTTGGTTGAACGAAGATGCCGAACATCCTCTTCTGCTGGAAAAGCTGAAGCTGCAATGGGAAGCAGTTCAGGTGGATGCCTCTGCCTTTGTGATACCGGATAAAGCAGCGGTATGGAATAAGGTACAGGCACGTATTCGTGATAAAGTAAAGCAGGTTCCATTGTATTCCCGTTCATTATTGATACGTGTGTCGTCAATAGCTGCTGTTATTGCGTTGGTTCTAGGCTTTTCACTCTCTTTTTTATTGAATGGTCAGAAAGAATCCTGGCAGGCTTCTCAGTTTGAAAATGTGGTTATGGCACCTCCCGGACAGAAAACTCAGCTTGTTCTTCCTGATGGTACACTGGTTTGGCTGAATTCCGGATCGCGTTTGTCTTATAACTATCAGTATAGTACACAAGATCGTATTGTCAATCTGGAAGGAGAGGCTTTCTTTGATGTTCAAAAAGATACGCAATATCCTTTTATAGTCAAGACCGGTGCCGTTGATGTAAAAGTACATGGTACGGCATTTAATGTCAGTGCATATGCCGACGATGAGGATATTATGGTAGCATTGCTTCGAGGAAAAGTAAGTTTGCTATCGGCCAAAGATCAGCAGTTGCTGACTTATTTATCGCCGGATCAGGAAGCTACTGTTTCTAAAAGTAGTTTGTTGTGTCATGTTGAGACGTGCGATGCGGAAATAGAGGCTAGCTGGCACCACAATCTTTTAAAGTTTGATGGTGCATCTGCAGAAGAAGTATGGAAGAAATTGGAACGTTGGTATGGAGTGGATATAACATTATCTAATGTGGATGCTTCCAGGGCTTATTGGTTTACCATTAAGACAGAGTCATTGACGGAATTATTGGAGATGATCAATAAGATTACCCCAATAGAGTATAAATTAGACGGGAAGGAGGTGACGATCAGATATAAATAG
- a CDS encoding TonB-dependent receptor has translation MFKINWKLLPVLVAFGAVNSVYAQAEKLDLSVTNKSLKQFITQVEKETDYTFMLDQTVDQNQKITVKGQQESLETILTKAFAGKPVTFEIVGKQIILKLPRTTQSGQTKKITGTIKDENGEAVIGANVSVKGTTTGTITDIDGNFSLEAQQGATLLISYIGYETQEITVGSQSVYSIRLSEDSQALDEVVVIGYGTQNRQAITGSITKADIDTYRDVPTNNIMETIKGSVPGLNVGGVNKAGNVAGFSIRGQNSTRDGGNNPLIVLDGAIYDGSLADIPSEDIENFTVLKDASAAAVYGSRSANGVILIQTKRGRSKSSKPEFNVNLSYGISNELKRLKVYDAPGYLQHILDVRQANGLDADPAKIDLYLQAEESKNYNATPDHQPTFSDPYELFRQNAYNLKANVSVSNSSEFASYYISAAMTDQKGVVLNDRYKNFSGRVNIDSNLTSWLKVGVKTNYSIRDYSGSTPSMEKAAQFSPYASLYDEEGRYLQFPQTTTSFQSPFWSMRTDDTEKYNILGAILNGKITVPWVKGLTYEMVYSNTLRWSQKNYFYDEYTTEGQGKNGKGERKNENNYSMLLDNMIKYNNTFNQKHNVDVTLLYSRERRTWDDMTSYAENFDNTVLGDNKLEDGKKQTVNTGAGESGAIAWMARGTYTFDGRYSLTGTVRRDGCSAFSINRKWATFASGGLNWNITNESFMKDVKAIDNLSLRVSYGSNGNQSIDSYSTLAKVGTNKYIFAGDPSYSITQGISSFALNDLGWEKTTGANFGVDFSVLNNRLSGSVDAYFTNTTDLLFSLALPSVSGKTSILSNLGKIKNKGVEIGLHSVNIETKDFSWTSDFAFSLNRNKVATIYGEDNDGDGKEDDLISSGYFIGKTLGTIYNYKVNGMWQQSDVDNGTIMEGMRPGDYKLEDVDGDGKISSDKDRQFLGTSKENFRWSLTNTLSYKDFSLMVYINSIWGGNGYFLSGNNTPYTDEYVNSAAHNRTVYDYWTPENTNAKYPRPDYQANARYKGTKYVDRSFIKLQKIALSYDLSRLVKPYGFNNMRLSLSADNLFTFAPHWDGLDPETDSGLKITAFPSIRTYQMTLMFNF, from the coding sequence ATGTTTAAAATAAACTGGAAATTATTACCAGTGCTTGTTGCATTCGGAGCAGTAAATAGCGTCTATGCACAGGCCGAAAAACTAGATTTATCGGTAACGAATAAATCATTAAAACAATTTATTACTCAGGTAGAGAAAGAGACGGATTATACTTTTATGCTGGATCAGACTGTCGATCAGAATCAGAAAATCACAGTAAAAGGTCAGCAGGAAAGTTTGGAAACGATTTTAACAAAAGCCTTTGCAGGAAAACCTGTTACTTTCGAAATTGTTGGCAAACAGATTATTTTGAAATTGCCACGCACCACACAAAGCGGTCAGACAAAGAAAATTACTGGTACAATCAAGGATGAGAACGGTGAAGCTGTTATCGGAGCAAATGTCTCGGTAAAGGGTACAACGACTGGAACGATTACGGATATAGATGGCAATTTTAGCCTGGAAGCACAGCAGGGGGCTACTCTACTCATTTCTTATATTGGATATGAAACGCAGGAAATAACTGTAGGAAGTCAATCGGTTTATAGTATAAGATTGTCGGAAGATAGTCAGGCTTTGGATGAAGTAGTCGTAATTGGTTATGGTACGCAGAATAGACAGGCGATTACAGGATCTATTACTAAAGCCGATATTGATACATATCGTGATGTCCCGACTAATAACATTATGGAAACGATTAAAGGTTCGGTTCCGGGATTGAATGTAGGCGGTGTGAATAAAGCGGGTAATGTTGCCGGATTCAGCATTCGAGGTCAAAATTCAACCCGTGATGGCGGTAATAATCCATTGATAGTATTGGATGGTGCTATTTATGACGGGTCATTAGCTGATATACCATCAGAAGATATTGAAAATTTTACTGTATTGAAAGATGCCAGTGCAGCAGCTGTTTATGGTAGCCGTTCTGCTAATGGGGTTATTTTGATTCAGACAAAACGAGGTAGAAGCAAGTCTTCGAAACCGGAATTTAATGTAAATTTATCATATGGTATAAGTAACGAACTGAAACGCTTGAAGGTATATGATGCCCCTGGCTATTTACAACATATCTTAGATGTACGTCAAGCCAATGGTTTGGATGCAGATCCAGCGAAGATAGACCTTTATCTTCAGGCAGAAGAGTCGAAAAACTATAATGCAACACCAGACCATCAACCTACTTTTTCGGATCCTTATGAACTGTTTCGTCAGAATGCTTATAATTTGAAGGCAAATGTAAGTGTTTCTAATAGCTCGGAATTTGCGAGTTATTATATCTCTGCAGCAATGACAGATCAGAAAGGAGTTGTGCTGAATGACCGCTATAAGAATTTCTCAGGCCGTGTCAATATTGATAGTAATCTGACAAGCTGGTTGAAAGTAGGGGTAAAAACCAATTATAGTATTCGTGATTATTCAGGAAGTACTCCGTCTATGGAGAAAGCTGCCCAGTTTAGCCCTTATGCTTCTTTGTATGATGAAGAAGGACGTTATTTACAGTTTCCTCAAACAACAACATCTTTCCAAAGTCCGTTTTGGAGTATGAGGACGGATGATACGGAGAAATACAATATTTTGGGAGCTATTCTGAATGGTAAGATAACCGTACCTTGGGTGAAAGGCCTGACATACGAGATGGTTTATTCAAATACTTTGCGTTGGTCTCAGAAAAATTACTTTTATGATGAATATACAACCGAAGGACAGGGCAAAAACGGTAAGGGGGAACGAAAGAACGAAAACAACTACAGCATGTTGTTGGACAATATGATTAAATATAACAATACATTTAATCAAAAACATAATGTGGATGTGACTCTACTGTACTCAAGAGAACGTCGTACTTGGGATGATATGACTTCTTATGCAGAGAATTTTGATAATACTGTTTTGGGTGACAATAAACTGGAAGATGGCAAAAAGCAGACAGTAAATACGGGGGCTGGTGAAAGTGGTGCAATTGCTTGGATGGCTCGTGGTACTTATACTTTCGACGGTCGTTATTCTTTGACCGGAACTGTGCGTCGGGATGGTTGTTCTGCCTTTAGTATCAATCGGAAATGGGCCACTTTTGCTTCCGGAGGCTTGAATTGGAATATCACTAATGAATCTTTTATGAAGGATGTTAAGGCTATTGATAATCTGTCATTGCGCGTTTCTTATGGTTCAAATGGTAACCAATCTATTGATTCATACAGTACATTGGCTAAAGTGGGCACTAATAAATATATCTTTGCAGGCGACCCGTCTTATTCAATTACACAAGGAATTTCATCTTTTGCATTGAATGATTTGGGATGGGAAAAGACGACAGGAGCTAACTTCGGAGTAGATTTTTCTGTATTGAATAACCGTCTTTCCGGTTCTGTAGATGCTTATTTTACCAATACGACAGATTTGCTTTTTAGTCTTGCATTACCATCCGTTTCCGGTAAAACTTCTATTTTATCTAATTTAGGTAAAATTAAAAACAAAGGGGTTGAAATCGGTTTACATTCGGTTAATATAGAGACAAAAGATTTTTCATGGACTTCTGATTTTGCTTTCTCTTTAAACCGTAATAAAGTAGCTACTATTTATGGTGAAGATAACGATGGAGATGGAAAAGAAGATGATTTGATCAGCTCCGGATATTTTATTGGAAAAACATTAGGCACAATCTATAACTATAAAGTGAATGGTATGTGGCAGCAAAGTGATGTCGACAACGGCACGATTATGGAAGGAATGCGTCCTGGTGATTATAAATTGGAAGATGTGGATGGCGACGGGAAGATTAGTTCGGATAAGGACCGTCAATTCTTGGGTACTTCAAAAGAAAACTTCCGTTGGAGTTTGACGAATACATTGTCATACAAAGATTTTTCTTTGATGGTATATATTAATTCTATCTGGGGTGGAAATGGATATTTCCTTTCCGGCAACAATACTCCTTATACTGATGAGTATGTGAATAGCGCAGCACATAATAGAACTGTCTATGATTACTGGACTCCGGAGAATACGAATGCAAAGTATCCACGTCCTGATTATCAAGCGAATGCAAGGTATAAAGGAACAAAATACGTAGATCGTAGTTTTATTAAATTGCAAAAGATTGCTTTAAGTTATGATTTATCAAGATTGGTGAAACCGTATGGATTTAATAATATGCGTTTATCTTTGAGTGCAGATAACTTATTTACGTTTGCTCCTCATTGGGATGGTTTAGATCCGGAAACAGATTCTGGTTTGAAGATTACGGCATTCCCATCTATTCGTACATATCAAATGACTTTAATGTTTAACTTTTAA